TCGTCCCCCGCCAGAGCGGCGATGTCTCCTGCGCCCGACGCGCCACCTCGGCATCCAATCCGATACCCGCCACGCTCGCAAAGAACCGCGCTCCTACACGGGCCAGATCAATCCGTCGCTCGCCACCGCTGAAGACTCTTTCCCATGCGCGTCGGGGATCGCGGGGAATTCCCAGACTGAGGGCGACATCATTCCCTCGGCCCAGGGGAACGATTCCCAGTCTTACGCCCGTTCCCGCCAGCACCGAGGCGAGGTGATGCAGTGTCCCATCGCCGCCGCAACCGACAATGGTGTCATAGCCCGCCTTCAGAGCCTCGCGGGCGACCGCGCGAAGGTGCTCGACGCTCTGGCTGACGATGAACTCGGCGGCGGAAGCTTTCAAATTCGCCCGAATCCGGTGAAACCAACGCAGCGCTCGTCCCGCACCGGCGGCGGGATTGACCACAGCCAGAACCTTCATCACTGCTCACCCCGCCTTTACTTTTCGACCTCTCCGGCGCGGCTCCGTAGATTACTTCTTAGCGGTCGCCTCGGCCTGCTGGGCTTTCAGATATTGAGCGTGAACCTGCTCGGCCTCTGAGGTATTCCCCGTCATGCGAAGAGCTGCTTCCAGATTGGCCAATGCCGTGACCGACATGGGATTGAGCTTCACGGCCTCGCGCAGATGTTTAATCGCCTGGTCAAACCTGGCCGCTCGCAGAAGCAAATAGCCGACGTTATTGTGAGCCGCTGCCTGCCCGAGCGCCCGCGAGAAATACTCGAAGGCGAGATCGTAGTCGCCTCGCGCCGCCGCAACCACGGCTATATTGTTGTTGGTCTGAGGATTGTTTGGATCAATCGCCAGCGCCTTCTTGTAATTTTTCAGCGCGTTTTCATGATCGCCCTGGTAGAAGTAGGAGACGCCGATGTTGTTGTAAATCGTGGGGTCGTTGGGTCGAAGCTGCAAGGCTCGACGATACGCGTCGCGGGCGCGCTCGTAATAGCCCCGTTGATCCCAGCAGATGCCCTCCTCGATGAGGGCCTCGACCAAACGCGGATTCAATTGGAGCGCGGCACGCAGCTTAGCGACGGCCAGATCGTACTGACTCTTGAGGCGCAAGGCCCGACCGAGCAGCAGGAAACCGTCGGCCATCGTTGGATCGAGCGACGTGGCCATGTCCAGTTCATAGGCCGCTTGGTCAACGAGTCCTCGGTCGAGCAGCAGGCGACCGAGCTGGAACCGCACTACCGCATCATCGGGGCGAAGGAGCGCTTGCTCCTTATACATCGCCAGTTCATCGGCGCTCGCTTTCGGAGCGGGGGCAGGTTGAGTGACGGGAGCGGGGGCGGGAGTGACGGCAGCCGCTTCTGCCCCCACGCGCGGCGGGCGTGAGACCGTCGAAGCCGGGGCGACCGATGACGCCTCCCCCTCATCAATACTCACGCGCGGCCGGATGGCCGATACCATCCGTTGATCGGGCGGCACCGTCGGCGCACGTCGAGCGACGATCGCCGGATCGGCCACGAGCAGCTTCTTCAATCCCGACTGGAGATTCACGCATCCGCTCGTGGAAAAGACCAAAAGAGCGGCAAAAGGAAGGACGAGTCCTCCCCGCAGAGGGATCAGGTGTGATGGTCGGCTTCTCTGAGTAAGAGCACAAATCTGTTGTCTCATCGTGACACCCTCCTCACGAATCCGCTATCCCCCCTCGTCCCCCACATTCAGTCCCGATCTGAAAGGCTTCGTCTCCTGGAGAAGGTCGGAAAGAATCTGCGACGATGCTCAGTTGGCGACCTCAAGCTGATCGCCGCACTCGGTTTGCGTGCGACGGGCCGTCTCGACGGGAAGCTCAATGACGCTGATCGCTTCCCGAACGGGCAGGACGACGCGAAAGGGCCTCAGCCCTTCAACGACTCGCACGACCCGATATCTTCGGTCAATAAAAACCGCATCGATGGGGAATCGCATCCCGAAGGTATGGATCGAGTCACAGGGCGTGATCAGGAGTCCCGCTCCTTCCGGGAGCGAGGGTCGCCCCAGCAACCCGACGAGCCGAGACCAGAACGTCGAGGCAACGGCGACATCGGTTGCCAACCACCGACCCTTTGTTGCGTTGTATACCTTCATGCGATGAGCCACCTCAATCGCGGATTCACAACCGCCGTGAGGGGAAACCGCCTCCCCCGCACGGCAGTCTTTCCATCCACTCCTCGACTAGCCCCTGGCGCGCCGCTTGTTGATGACAATGATCCCCAGGATGACGGCCAGGACGATCAAGACACCGAGAATGATCATGTCCAGCGACGGCATCCCGCCGCCTTGAAACAGCAGCATTGACAGAGCCATTCTATCCCCCTCCTGCTTGGCTGAGATTTAACTCCAACGAACTACCATCTGCTTAGCGATTCATGCCCCGGAAGACCTCCATCACCCGGAGCAGACCGGGCCCCAAAAGCACCACCATAATCGCCGGGAAAATGAAAAAGACCAGAGGAAAGACCAGTTTGATCGTCGTCTTGGCCGCCGCCTCCTCGGCGCGTTGGCGGCGTTTTGTCCGCAGCGAATCGGCAAAGACGCGCAGAGCGCGGGCGATGCTCGTGCCGAAGCGGTCGGTCTGAATCAACATGGCAGCGAATGACTGCAAATCCTTGACCCCGGTTCGGAGGCCGAGATTACGGAAGGCTTCCTCGCGGGGCTTCCCGGCGCGCATCTCCAGACCGCATAACTCAAACTCCTGGGCAATATCGGGGTGCGCTGTTTTCAGATCCGCCGCCACCCGCACCAGGGCCGCATTCAGGCTCAATCCGGCTTCCACGCAGGCCACCATGAGATCAACGGCATCGGCCAGGCTCTTTTGCAACCGATTCTTTCGCTGGCTGATCATGCTATCGAGAATCAGGGCGGGCGCGGCAAATCCCGCCAGCGCCAGAAGCGGCAACGCGAAGATCATTCCCGCCACCGAACTTCCCATCACGATCATGACAACCGTGAAAACGAGCGGCAGTCCCACAGCCGCCATGAGTTGAATCCCCTTGTAATTGACCACTGCCATCGGGCTGTAGAACCCCGCCTGACCGAGCCGCCGACGCAGAATCTCAGCCGATTTCTCCGGCGATTGAAAGAGCCGACCGAGCGACCCTGTCAATCGTTCGATGGTCTCCCGCAAACCGACCAGCGCCTGCGGCTCCCTCGGCACGGCCGTAGTTCCCGTCTTCAATTGTTCCAACCGGTCGGCGACGCTCTGCGCCTGGGGAGAGAAGGCATAATAGCCTCCGAGCACAAGCAACGTGACAGCAATAAAGGCCAGGATTGTGACGGCTGTAATCATCGCCCCACTCCCTATATGTCAATCCTCACGATCTTGCGAATCATGAGCACGCCCAGAAGTTCCATCGTCAGCGCCGTGCCGAGCATATACTTGCCCGGCTGGGTCGTGAAGAGCGGTTCCAGATATTCGGGATTGACCAGGTAGATGTAAAAGGCCAAGCCGAACGGAATCAGCCCAATCACCCACCCGGTCAGACGACCTTGTGCGG
This sequence is a window from Blastocatellia bacterium. Protein-coding genes within it:
- a CDS encoding tetratricopeptide repeat protein yields the protein MRQQICALTQRSRPSHLIPLRGGLVLPFAALLVFSTSGCVNLQSGLKKLLVADPAIVARRAPTVPPDQRMVSAIRPRVSIDEGEASSVAPASTVSRPPRVGAEAAAVTPAPAPVTQPAPAPKASADELAMYKEQALLRPDDAVVRFQLGRLLLDRGLVDQAAYELDMATSLDPTMADGFLLLGRALRLKSQYDLAVAKLRAALQLNPRLVEALIEEGICWDQRGYYERARDAYRRALQLRPNDPTIYNNIGVSYFYQGDHENALKNYKKALAIDPNNPQTNNNIAVVAAARGDYDLAFEYFSRALGQAAAHNNVGYLLLRAARFDQAIKHLREAVKLNPMSVTALANLEAALRMTGNTSEAEQVHAQYLKAQQAEATAKK
- a CDS encoding diacylglycerol kinase family protein, producing MKVLAVVNPAAGAGRALRWFHRIRANLKASAAEFIVSQSVEHLRAVAREALKAGYDTIVGCGGDGTLHHLASVLAGTGVRLGIVPLGRGNDVALSLGIPRDPRRAWERVFSGGERRIDLARVGARFFASVAGIGLDAEVARRAQETSPLWRGTTAYLAAILKTLVTFRPRRVRLRLDGEVLEREVTLVAVANGSSYGGGITIAPQARMDDGWLDVCIIGKASKPRLLSLLPSAYRGQPLHQPFVEYYRARRIDVTADDALDIYGDGEYLQSLPATIEIVPRALAVCAPQT
- a CDS encoding type II secretion system F family protein, which produces MITAVTILAFIAVTLLVLGGYYAFSPQAQSVADRLEQLKTGTTAVPREPQALVGLRETIERLTGSLGRLFQSPEKSAEILRRRLGQAGFYSPMAVVNYKGIQLMAAVGLPLVFTVVMIVMGSSVAGMIFALPLLALAGFAAPALILDSMISQRKNRLQKSLADAVDLMVACVEAGLSLNAALVRVAADLKTAHPDIAQEFELCGLEMRAGKPREEAFRNLGLRTGVKDLQSFAAMLIQTDRFGTSIARALRVFADSLRTKRRQRAEEAAAKTTIKLVFPLVFFIFPAIMVVLLGPGLLRVMEVFRGMNR
- a CDS encoding DUF192 domain-containing protein, with translation MKVYNATKGRWLATDVAVASTFWSRLVGLLGRPSLPEGAGLLITPCDSIHTFGMRFPIDAVFIDRRYRVVRVVEGLRPFRVVLPVREAISVIELPVETARRTQTECGDQLEVAN